One genomic segment of Thermoproteales archaeon includes these proteins:
- a CDS encoding PQQ-binding-like beta-propeller repeat protein, whose product MNTFLGKKSLTVAILAVVISASIIAIFLLLQQQQQVQPPKPPLPEPGPPKHSPPLGEECGPVEREKYFYMIFWIPCDCAGEKGLATMVIYPKQPRYKDGAPVVVTSQGGHTPGTLHPPTPDFDPQGVVWIEFLFPGGRFEKFESGGVFDYGGRACAEALYSVLQFAQGKIENTVGKKIFDYVDYPILTDNVGVIGNSNGGNIAGQTFARYSSGLEGVKYIIFYETPAGDHYVVGDLGRIGDDPDRRVDGDGDGIPWDDARNLRYIEGSCSETSCQIDFSTLDYDPTIGFYLDNNGDGRANYIGSYPRVKTDIDGSGALEPDEDFIFMALNVNINGKERVVYSYLVTKAAWDKGLFSKVPEKIMKPEEAYNFWFEREICYHYDEISKNIPWLKVMQLGFVEDHVQASRDHPHVVINYNAFKNRGHWVRLNPDKSYIKLLTGAQLSVKENPANIELTFDNVVQHLLTFRNVKLVVQAAVLEMADRVQYDNWTNDLSKALPETSVPGKTECMYEIEVVEGFLAEAPNGNKLYVRIYQPKITLYKAKFPAVIYVNGGRGEGVVGDAQSQERFLNVAELGVIEVYFNPEGVGPPPYRSEGTPDFGGYRQQDDLMAIILYVKSLPNVDPDNIGIISFSFGIATAAGCLGRHPELGVKYLIDVEGPSHSIIAAMDYGTKEQQESFYKSFGHWSLAKDPSPENQAWWAEREAYRYIGNFTGAYLRIQGEIDHIQPKGIYEHALIMNNEAVKGKPWWVRIGLAEQGNPVNQIYPLDDPSKWPKWIHGRIKDKWIEVTRKAILEMVSMFGGISQVCETSNAKTGLKISVHDVDMLENGHFLLTLFTIGGGPSKVVEVDENGNVLWLFENLNFAHGAEILGDKVLISDTGNDRVIIVDKKTNQMIWNSDEITLSDGSTLKYPNDADFIAENRILITDRNNHRVIEIDLNGNILWHFGETGVPGNDLKHLKFPHNADRLPNGNTIICDSENNRILEVDPSGNVVWVYENGLNWPRDADRLSNGNTLIVDSKNGRIIEVSPDGNIVWSFSNLSMPYDADALPDGKILVSDSGKSMVMIIDRKGKVVWELAICELS is encoded by the coding sequence AGCGTGAAAAATATTTCTATATGATTTTTTGGATACCATGCGACTGTGCAGGAGAAAAAGGTTTAGCTACAATGGTTATCTATCCTAAACAGCCTAGATACAAAGATGGGGCGCCAGTTGTTGTTACCTCCCAAGGAGGACATACTCCTGGCACGCTTCATCCTCCCACGCCGGATTTTGATCCTCAAGGAGTGGTGTGGATAGAATTTCTATTTCCAGGAGGTAGGTTTGAGAAATTTGAAAGCGGCGGAGTTTTCGATTATGGAGGAAGGGCTTGCGCTGAGGCTCTTTACTCTGTTCTACAGTTTGCCCAGGGTAAGATAGAAAATACTGTCGGGAAAAAGATATTCGACTATGTAGACTATCCAATTTTAACGGATAACGTTGGAGTTATAGGCAATTCAAATGGGGGCAATATCGCTGGACAGACGTTTGCACGATACTCGAGTGGGCTCGAAGGTGTGAAATACATAATATTCTACGAGACTCCAGCTGGAGACCATTATGTTGTGGGTGATTTAGGGAGGATAGGAGATGATCCAGATAGGAGAGTGGACGGAGACGGAGATGGAATACCATGGGATGATGCTAGAAATTTAAGATACATTGAGGGCTCGTGTAGCGAGACTAGCTGCCAAATAGACTTCTCTACTCTAGATTACGATCCTACAATTGGCTTCTACCTAGACAACAACGGAGATGGACGGGCAAACTACATTGGTAGCTATCCACGTGTAAAAACTGACATTGATGGCAGTGGCGCTTTAGAACCGGACGAAGATTTCATTTTTATGGCTTTAAACGTTAATATTAACGGTAAAGAGAGAGTAGTGTATTCTTACTTGGTAACTAAAGCTGCTTGGGACAAAGGCTTGTTCAGCAAAGTCCCAGAGAAGATTATGAAGCCTGAAGAAGCCTATAATTTCTGGTTTGAAAGAGAAATATGCTACCATTACGATGAAATTTCTAAAAACATACCATGGCTTAAAGTTATGCAGCTTGGCTTTGTCGAGGATCATGTGCAAGCTTCTAGAGATCACCCGCATGTCGTAATAAATTATAACGCTTTTAAAAATAGAGGACACTGGGTCAGACTAAACCCCGATAAAAGCTATATAAAGTTGCTGACAGGTGCTCAGCTGAGCGTTAAAGAAAACCCTGCAAATATAGAGCTAACATTTGATAACGTAGTCCAACACTTGCTGACTTTTAGAAATGTAAAGCTCGTAGTTCAGGCTGCTGTTTTAGAAATGGCTGATAGAGTCCAATACGATAACTGGACAAACGATCTAAGCAAAGCTTTACCGGAAACTTCAGTACCTGGAAAAACCGAGTGCATGTACGAAATCGAGGTAGTAGAGGGTTTTCTAGCAGAAGCTCCTAACGGCAACAAGCTATACGTTAGGATTTACCAACCTAAAATTACGCTTTACAAAGCCAAGTTTCCGGCAGTCATATACGTTAATGGTGGAAGAGGCGAAGGAGTGGTAGGGGATGCGCAAAGCCAAGAAAGATTTCTTAACGTGGCCGAGCTTGGAGTCATAGAAGTTTATTTTAATCCTGAAGGTGTAGGCCCTCCACCTTATAGAAGTGAAGGAACTCCAGACTTTGGAGGATATAGGCAACAGGATGATTTAATGGCCATAATCCTTTACGTTAAATCGCTTCCTAATGTAGATCCTGATAATATAGGTATTATAAGCTTTTCCTTTGGCATCGCGACAGCTGCCGGATGTCTGGGCAGACATCCGGAGCTTGGCGTTAAATATCTAATAGATGTAGAAGGGCCTTCGCATAGCATAATAGCTGCTATGGATTATGGGACTAAAGAACAGCAAGAGAGTTTCTATAAATCTTTTGGACATTGGAGTCTAGCTAAAGATCCTTCGCCTGAGAATCAGGCGTGGTGGGCTGAGAGAGAAGCCTACCGCTATATTGGAAACTTTACCGGAGCATATTTAAGGATTCAGGGAGAAATAGATCATATACAGCCTAAAGGAATATATGAACATGCATTGATAATGAATAACGAAGCCGTTAAAGGGAAACCTTGGTGGGTTAGGATAGGATTAGCTGAGCAAGGCAACCCTGTAAATCAAATATATCCTCTAGATGATCCATCTAAATGGCCTAAATGGATACACGGGAGAATCAAAGACAAGTGGATTGAAGTTACGAGAAAGGCTATTCTAGAGATGGTTAGCATGTTTGGCGGTATATCACAGGTTTGCGAAACTTCTAATGCCAAAACTGGTTTAAAAATATCCGTGCACGATGTCGATATGCTAGAGAATGGTCATTTTCTTTTGACTCTTTTCACTATAGGAGGTGGACCGAGTAAAGTAGTAGAAGTTGACGAAAATGGGAATGTCTTATGGTTGTTTGAAAACCTCAATTTTGCTCATGGAGCCGAAATTTTAGGGGATAAAGTTTTAATATCCGACACTGGCAACGATAGAGTTATAATAGTTGACAAGAAGACAAATCAGATGATTTGGAATTCGGATGAGATAACGCTAAGCGATGGCTCGACCCTAAAATATCCAAATGATGCGGATTTCATAGCTGAGAACCGTATTCTCATAACTGATAGGAACAATCATAGAGTTATAGAAATCGATTTAAACGGTAATATACTCTGGCACTTCGGCGAAACAGGAGTTCCGGGAAACGACCTGAAACATTTAAAGTTTCCACATAACGCCGATAGGTTGCCTAACGGGAATACCATAATATGCGACTCGGAAAACAATAGGATACTAGAAGTAGACCCATCAGGGAACGTAGTCTGGGTTTACGAGAACGGCTTAAACTGGCCCAGAGATGCTGATAGACTCTCCAACGGCAACACCTTAATTGTTGATTCTAAAAATGGTAGAATCATAGAAGTCAGTCCAGACGGGAATATTGTTTGGAGCTTTAGTAA